The genomic DNA GTCGACTACAACGGCCTTCAGATCGACGGAAAACTCTCCGAGGTCTGCTCCCCGGAGCCCATCGCGCCGAAATTCAAGGCGTTCAACTGGAACGTGATCGAGATCTGCGCCCACGACTTTGACGAGATCGAAGACGCGTTCAAAAAGGCGCTCAAACACAAAGGCGAGCCGACCGTGATCGTCGCGCACAGCGTCAAAGGGCGGTGCGTCTCGTATATGGAAAATCTCGCGAAATGGCACGGCACCGCGCCGAACGCGCAGGAATACGAACAGGCGATGACCGAATTAAAAGCGCAGCTCGCGGCTTTGTGAGGGAAAGTTTGAAAGAGCTTCTTTCAAACTCATGTTTTGCCCTTTTGCGCCAAAGTACGGCGCAAATTTGATCAGTCAAACCGGACAAAACAACGATATCATACAGAAGGATGGTAAAAATAGATGGCGGATGTGATTAAAAAGGCGACCAGAGAGTCTTACGGCGACGCGCTCGTGGAACTCGGAGCAAAATACCCGAATCTCGTCGTGCTCGACGCGGACCTCGCCGAGGCGACCAAGACCATTAAATTTAAAAAGGCGTTCCCCGACCGCTTCTTCGACTGCGGCATCGCAGAGGGCAATATGATGTCGGTCGCGGCGGGACTTTCCACGACCGGATTGGTTCCGTTCGCCTCGACGTTCGCGATGTTCGCGGCGGGCAGAGCGTTCGAGCAGGTGCGCAACAGCATCGGCTATCCGCATATGAACGTCAAAATCGGCGCGACCCACGCCGGCATTTCCGTCGGCGAAGACGGCCCGACCCACCAGTGCAACGAAGATATCGGCCTGATGCGGACGATTCCCGGCATGACCGTGATCAGCCCGGCGGACGACGCCGAAGCCAAAGCGGCGGTCGAGGCGGCGCTTCTCTTTAACGGCCCGGTCTATCTGCGGTTTTCGCGGTTCGGGGCGCCGGTGTTCAACGACCCCGCGACTTATAAGTTTGAGATGGGCAAGGGCGTCGTGCTTGCCGACGGCAAGGACGTCACGATCGTGGCGACCGGTCTGATGGTCGGCGAGGCGCTCGCCGCCCGCGAGCTTTTGAAAGCCGACGGCATCGACGCGGCGGTCATCAACATCCACACGATCAAGCCGATCGACGGCGAACTGCTCGCGAAATATGCCGTGAAGACCGGCTGCATCCTGACCGCGGAGGAACACAGCGTCATCGGCGGACTCGGCAGCGCGGTTCTGGACGCGATCTGCCAGAAACCCGTTCCGGTGCTCAAACTCGGCGTCAACGACCAGTTCGGGACTTCGGGCCCGGCCGGAGATTTGTTAAAGTTATTCGGTCTCTGCGCGGACAACATCGCCGCGATGGCCAAAAAGGCAATTGCGCTGAAATAAGAGGAGTTAAGCCGCGGGGGAGTGATTCCCCGCGGTTTTTAATTTGATCCGTCATTGTGAGCGAAGCGCGGCAATCCAGTAGGGGCGATTCGTAATCGCCCGTTGTTTCGATTTGATATACGGGCGATTCGTAATCGCCCGTTGTTTNNNNNNNNNNNNNNNNNNNNNNNNNNNNNNNNNNNNNNNNNNNNNNNNNNNNNNNNNNNNNNNNNNNNNNNNNNNNNNNNNNNNNNNNNNNNNNNNNNNNGGGCGATTCGTAATCGCCCGTTGTTTCGATTTGATATACGGGCGATTAAGAATCGCCCCTACACTTCGTCGTGCATCCTCGAAAAGATGAGTAGCGTCCCTATACTTAATAAAAAGGAGAAAATCAATATGGATAAGATTTTTTCAATCCTAGCGGTGTTTCCCGCGCCGGATATCGAAAAGACCGCTAAGTATTATCACGAGGTTCTGGGATTCCGGGCGGTTCCGTATTTAGAGGTAAAAGAGCCCCATATCTGCCTTTATCGCGACCGCGTGGAGATCGTCCTGACCAAGGCGAACAGCGAAAAAGTCCACCCGAACCGGGAGCTCTACGGTTACGGGGAAGACGCTTATCTGATCACCGACCATCAGGAGGAATTGCAAAAAGAATTTATCGGCAAAGGAGCCAAAATCGTCCGACCGCTCCATGTGACCGATTACAACAACAAAGAATTTGTACTCGAAGATATCGACGGGCGGTGGATTGTCTTCGGGATGAAATAAAAGTGACGGGTTTCGACACAACAGTCATGGTACGGCTCCTCGTAAAGGCGGGAGTCTTTTTCGTCATTACGAGGAACTTTAGCCCCGTGGCAATCCAGAATGGGCGATTGCGTCGGGCCGTGCCCGATATCGCCCCTACAACGCGAACAGCCGATGGCTTCCTATTTAACAAACGGCGCGTAATCCATGCGATGGGGGCGGGGACGGAATCCCACCACCACTGCAAGGCGGTAGATGAATTGCATGGCAATTCATCCGGAAGTTCGTTTACGAACTTCTTCCCCCATTCCCTTTAACAAGGGAGGCAAGATTGCGGGCGCACACGCAGATGCGCCCCTCAATGCGGACGGCCAATGCTCCCACTATATGTAATAACGAATTGTGCAAAATGATGTCGAACATGGAAAAATAATTGAAATTTTTACATTGTTTTGGTATAATATCCGTAAGCGACAAATCGCAAACCGAAGGTGCGATCAAAACAGCCGCAAAAACTTTTCGGGAGCGTAAAAATGGGCATGAACTCCGAAAAAGACGGACGCGACAGAGAATTAAACGACGTATATGCCGGAAAAAATCCCGTGGCCGAGGCACTGGCCGCAGGCATCGTTTTCGATACGGTTTTCGTCACCAGAAAAGACGGCCCTATCGCGCCTTTGATCGCGAAATGCGTGAAAGAAGGCGCGTTGATCAAAGAGGTGCATCCGTCCAAGTTGGACGCGCTTGCGGGCGGCGCGATTCACCAGGGCATCGTCGGGGTCGCCTCGAGCGCGAAACCCGCGGAACTCGACGACGTTTTCAAGGCCGCCGCGGAAAAAGGCGAGCCGGTTTTGATTTTGATCGCGGACGACATCCAGGACCCGCATAATTTGGGCGCGCTGATTCGAAGCGCCGAATGCGCGGGCGCGCACGGCGTGATCGTCCCGAAACACCGCAGCGCGATGCTCGGCGGCGTGGTCGCCAAGAGCTCGGCGGGCGCGGTTTCGCATATCCCGATCGTCAAAGTTTCGAATCTCGTGAACACGATGAAAGAGCTGAAACAGCAGGGCGTCTGGATTTACGGCGCCGATATGGACGGCGGGGATTTTTACAAGACCGACCTGACCGGCCCGAGCGCGATCGTGATCGGCTCGGAGGGCGAGGGTATCGGGCGGCTCGTCAAAGAGACCTGCGACGGAGTGATTTCCATTCCGATGAAAGGCAAGATCAATTCGCTGAACGCCTCGGTGGCGGGCGGCATTCTTTTATTTGAAGCGACGGTGCAGCGCAAAAAGAAGAGGGAGGCAGGGATGAGAGCATGAGCGAAGAAAAAGACAGAGAAAAAGAGAAAAAAACCAATAATCCCGGAGAGATGAGCGACGAGATTTTCGAGCGCATCGCCGCCGAAAAACGCCGCAAACTGAATCAGCTCATCAGCAGTTTTGAGGAGCGGGAGCGCACGAAAGGCCTCGACGAAGACACCCGTCAGACCATCCACCGCGACCTCTTCCCCGGCGAGCGCAAAAAGACCGAACGCCCGAAGCAGCACAGTTTCGAAGACGGCCAGCTGCCGCTCGACGCGCAGATGGCGCTTCCGCAGGAGGGCCTGTTCAGCGAAGATGAAGATATCAAGCTGCGCAAGCCGCAGAGCGAAACACCGCGGCCTGCGAAAAAGCCGGAGCCGCCGAAACCGTTACGCGAACCCGGGGAAGAAGAGGAAGAAGTGCGGATCTATTCACCCGCCTCCCGCACCGCGCCGCCGGAACCCTTTCAAAATCCGCCCGAGCCGCAGCCGGAACCCGGGGAAGCGGTTCAGCCCGAACCCGGGGCAGTACCGCCGGAGCAGCCGGTTCAGCCGGAACAGCCCGAACCGGAAGCCGAAAAGAGCGACAGCGCGCACGAGCTGCTCATGAAAACGCGGCGGGAAAAGATGGAGAATTTCGTGCTGGACACGACTTCCGCGCAGGATGGCGAGGCCGGCGACGATTTCGAATTCACCCAAAACTCAAAACCGGAGGAGATCGCGGCCGACCTCTCGCGCTGGACGCGCAAAAAGGCGCTGCGGGCCGCGGTCTGTTTTTTGATTTTCATCATCTCGTTTTTGATCGTCCTGTCGCCCGCACTTCCGGCGACGGCGCTGCCCTATGATCTGTCGGCGGCGAATGAGACAAACGGCGCACAAGTCATCAACCCCGGAGACGGCATCAATCCGGCCGGGTCGACGACCGTCGGCGAGGCGAACCAAAACAGCCAACCGACGGCGGCCGCGGTAAAATACGCAGTCAACGAAAACGGCCAGCAGGTCCGGGTCATCATCGGCGTGCTGCTCGCTTTGAACGTCATCATTCTGTTGTTTTCTTTCGACACGCTTTGGGGCGGCATCCTCGATTTCATCAAACTCAGCCCGACCGCCGACACCGCGGCTTCGCTCATCTGGCTGTTCACGACGGTGCAGGGCCTGATGATGATGGCGGCACCGGTGCCCGGGACCTTTGCGGCGGGCGTGTTCGGCGTATTTATGCCGTTCGCAGCGTTTGCCGCGGCGGCCGCGCACCTGACAGGTCTATTGCGCCAGGTCCGCGAGAAAAACGGATTCGATGTGATTTCCGCGCCCGGGCCGAAATATCATCTGCGTCTTCAGAATGAGGGCAATTCGGCGATTCTGCAGCGCCCGGGTGAAGAGGAGGACGCGGTCGCGGGCGTGTTCGTCAAAGCCGGATTCGCCTCGGATTATTTCTCGATGTCCGACTCCGAGGACGGCTCCGACCGGATGAATAAGATTTTGGTGCCGTCGGTGCTGATTTTCGGATTTTTGCTCGCCATCGCGGTGACCATCCTCCGGACCGGCGGATTCGCGATGTTTCTGACGGTCTGGACGGCGGTGCTCTGCGTGCTGATGCCGATTGCCTCGGGCGTCATCTGCATGCTCGGGCAGGCGCGCGCTTCGGCCGCGAACAAAAAACACGGGATCGCGATCAGCAGCCAGTGCGCGTTCGACGACGCCTACGACATGACCTCGATGCTCTTCACCGATTCGGAGATTTTCAGCCCGAAGACGATGGTGCTGAACGGAATCAAGACCTTCGCGGGAAAGCGCATGGACGAAGCGATCATCCTCGCGGCGTCGGCGGTGGAAAAGCGCGGCGGCCCCCTCAAGGATCTGTTCACCGGGATTTTATCGGAAAACGAGGGCTATCTGCTGCCGGTTGACAACGAAGCCGTCTATCAGCCCGAAAAGGGCATCGTCTGCTGGATCTCGGGCAAACGGGTCATCCTCGGTTCAAGGGAATTCATCTCGGAATATGACATCGTGCTTCCGGGCGACGATTTCGATAAAAAATTCACCAAAAAAAACCGCAGCCTGATCTATCTCGCGTTCGGCGGAGAGCTGATGGCGGTGCTGCTCGTGACTTATAAAATCGATTCCGACACGGCCCGCGCGCTGCGCGCGCTCGCGAAACAGCGCGTCCGGCTGCTCATCGACACGCGCGACCCCTGCATCAGACCTTCAATCATTTCCAAACAGCTGGGGCTTCCCGATGACTACGTCGTCATCGCCGACACCCGGGGGAAGGCGGCGCTTGAAAAAATTCTGCGCGAGCGCGGGACCCTCAAGGCGGGCGCGGTCTGCGGCGGGAGCGCGCATGACCGCATCAGGACAGTTTTAACCTGCTTTAAACTGCGCAAGTCGCTCTCGGTCGGGTTTGCCGCGCAGGCGGGGCTGACGGTGCTCGCGTTCGGCGCGCTGCTCGTCGCCGCGTTCTCTTCATCGCTCGGCTCGATGACCGTGGCGCTCGCTTCGGCGGCGCAATTAATCATCCTGCTTTTGTCGGCGCTGATCGAGTGCCTGCCGGGATATAAAAATCTCTGGTGAAACCAGAACCTGTCAACAGTTTTCGGGAATGGGCGGAAAGCTCGGAAATCGGTTGAAAAAGCTTTGAAAATATGATATACTTCCTCTCTGTGCAGGACTTTTTCGCACGGCGGCACGGTTTGGGCAAGATGACACAATCCCATCACAAATCTGTCACCGGCGCCCGATAGGATTTTTGCATCAAAGGGGACAGGCACGTTTTGCATTCGTGATAAAAAAAGGAGTAGGACTCGAAATGATTGAAGTGAACGGACTGACCAAGCGTTATGGCGAAAAGTTTGCCATCAAAGACGTCGGTTTCAAAATCGGCGAGGGTGAGATCGTCGGCCTCCTGGGCCCGAACGGCGCTGGAAAGAGCACGACGATGAACATCATGACCGGCTATCTCTCCGCAACCTCCGGCACGGTGACGGTCAACGGGTTCGATATTCGGGAAAAGCCGATTGAGGCCAAGATGAATATCGGGTATCTGCCGGAACTGCCCCCGCTTTATCCGGATATGACGGTAAAGGCCTATCTGGACTTTATTTTCGACCTCAAGCAGGTCAAGGCCAACCGCGAGGAACATATCTCGAAAATCTGCAAACTCGTCAAGATAGAAGCCGTTTATCCGCGCCTGATCAAAAACCTCTCAAAGGGGTTCAGACAGCGCGTCGGCATCGCGCAGGCGCTCATCGGAACGCCGCCGATTCTGATTCTGGACGAGCCGACCGTCGGCCTCGACCCCAAACAGATCGTCGACATCCGCGACCTGATCGCCAACCTCGGCAGAAGACATACGATTCTGGTCAGTTCGCACATCTTACATGAAATTCAGGCGGTCTGCAACCGCATCATCATCATCAATCAGGGCGAGATCGTCGCCGACGGAAAACGCGACGACATCATCCGCAAGGCCACCGAGGACGCACGCTTTACCGTCCGTGTCATCGGCCCGCGCGACGAGGTCGCGAAGACCCTCGTCAGAATCGGCGGTGTGGACAAGATCGTCGACGACGGCGTGCGCGAGAGCGGCTCGAATGACTTCATCGTCATCCCCAAGGCAAAGACGGACGTGCGCAGAGAGGTTTTTGAGCGCCTTGCCGAACGGAAATGGCCGATTGTCAGCATGGTCGGCAGCCAGCTGACCCTTGAAGACGTCTTCCTGCGGCTGACCGAAACCGATGAGACGGAATAAGCCGGGAAAGGGAAAAGAATCATGAAAGCCATCATTAAACGCGAATTCGCCTCCTATTTTGCGCATCCCGTCGGTTACCTGTTTATCGGCGTGACCTTTTTGCTGGCGTCGTTCAGCTTCTTTATCGACGTTTTCCTCTATGCCACGACCGACATCGCCCCGGTGTTCAGCACCCTGTTCAGTCTGGTGTACCTGATCGTCCCGCTGATTACGATGCGGCTGCTCTCCGAGGAAAAACGCCATAAGACCGAACAGGTGTTTTACACCTCCCCGGTCACCATGACCGAAGTCATTTTCGGCAAATTTTTCGGCGCGGGCCTGATTTACATAGCCGCCACCGCCATCGTGTTTGTCCACCAACTCGTGCTCGCCTTCTACGGGAGCCCGGACTGGGGCCTTCTGTTCTGCCGCTACATCGGTCTGATTCTGCTCGGCGGGCTGCTGATCGCCATCGGCCTTGTCGTCTCCGCGCTGACCGAGAGCCAGGCGGTCGCGGCGATCGTCGCGCTGGCGATTTCGATGGTCATGGGACAGGTCGACTCGCTGACGCAGTCTTCAAGCAGCCAGACACTGATCAAAATTACCGAGTGGATTTCGCCCGGCCATCATTTCACCGGCTTTTTCAACGGGAATTTTTCGGTCGCGGACGTTTTTTATTATCTCAGCATGACCGGATTGCTGCTCTTTGTTGCGGTCAGAATCCTCGACCGCAAGAGATGGGCATAAGGAGGACAAACCAGTGAAAACGACTGATAAAAACACCGATAAAACGGTGAAGAATTTTAAAGGATTCGGCTCGGGCAAAAAGCACGTCATCATCACCGTCGCGGTCACGGCCGTATTGCTTGTGACGCTGTTCTTCGCGCAGTCGGCGCTCGATCTGCTGTCGGCCAAATTTCATCTCCAGGTGGACATGACGGCGCAGAAGATCTTCACGATGAGCGACACGACCAAGACCTTTGTCAAAGGCATCAACAAAAAAGTCGACATCGTCGTGCTTGAAAACGAGAACTCGTTTAAATCGAATTTCCCGCAGCCGCTCGAGATCATCAAGTCCTACGCGCAGGTCAATCCGGATTATTTCACCTACAGCTATGTGGATGTGGTTTATGACCCGGCCTACCTGAACGCCTATCAGGACGAACAGATCAGCGAAGGCGACATTCTGGTCAAGTGCGGAAGCCGCTATAAGGTCGTCTCTTCCGCAGACCTCGACTATACCGCGACCGATCAGCAGACCTCCGAGCAGAGGGAATATTCGGACGTCGAAAACGCGATGAACTATGCCATCCAATATGTTCTGATGGACAAGACCTACGTCATCGGCTTCACCACCGGACACAATGAAGCGGCAAGCAGCGAGTTCGGCACCTTCCTTGAGAAAAACCTCTTTGAGATCAGAACCGTCAACCTCGCGGGCAACCCCGACCTCTCCGACGTCAACGTCATCGTCTCGCAGGGCCCGCAATATGATTTTTCCGACGAAGAACTGAAGACCCTCGACACCTTTTTGGCAAACGGCGGGAACTATGACAAGACCTTCGCTTATTTCGCCACGCTCGACAAACAAGCGACGCCGCTGCTCGACGGATTCCTCGCGGAATGGGGCCTCGCCGTCACCGACAACGTCGTTTATGAGATGAGTTCCGACCGCTATATGGAAAACCCGCTGATGGTTTACGGGCAGGTCCCGTCGACCGAGGAGACCTACGGCGAGAATTTCGCCTCTCTGACCCCGGGCACCAATTATAAACTGCTGATGCCCTATACCAGAAACATTGAATTCACTTTCACCGCGCCGTCGAAAGGCCAGATCACGACGGCCTCCCTGGTCGAGTGCACGGGCAACCCGTTCCTGACCACCGCGGAGAACGCCAAAGCCGCGACGTTTATGCCGAGAGAAGACGACCCGGGCGATACGTCCTACACGGTCGCCGCCCTCAGCACCAAGACCGTCGGAAGCGTCTCTTCCCGCGTCTGGGTGGCCGGCAGCGTCATCACGGCAAGCGATACGTTTATCAATGACGGAACGCTGGTCAACGCCAAGTATCTGCTGGAATCGTTTAAAGAGTGGACCGAGCGCGTTGTCAACGAAGTCACCATCGATCCGCTGAACCTCACGGTCGACACCTACAGCATCAGCGGCGTCGGCGAGACGGTCGTCATTTTCCTGCTCATCGTCGTTCTGCCCCCGGTCGCCGTCATCATCGCCGGCGTCACCGTGTATTCCAGAAGGAGACATCTGTGATGAAAAAGAAACCGATTCTCACCGTCGTCCTGTTGGCCGCGGTGCTGATTCTCGCGGGCGGAGGGTATTACCTGCTGCAGCGGGACGCGAACGGCACCGGCGTGAAAACGGAAGAGAAGACCTTCTCCATCGGCGTCAGCGGATATGACCAGTACAACGTTGCCAACGACATCAAGAAAATGACCATACAAAACGGCTACGGCACCTTCACGTTCACGCCCGACCCCACCGTGGACGGCGTGGAGGACAAGAGCTGGTTTTTGAATGACCTGGACAACGTCAAATCGGACGCGTACGCGGTCAACGACATCGCGCTGGCCTTTTATACCGTCACGGCCTCAAAAAGGCTCGAGGTCCCCGCGGCTGAACTCGCGAATTACGGATTTGACAAACCGGAACTCACCGTGACGCTGGATTTCGCGGACGGCAGCGTCATCACCTATTCCTTCGGCACTTCCGTCGCGCTGACGAACTCCGAGAGCGACTATCTCAGCTACGTGATGCGCAGCGGCGACGACTCGGTGTACCTCGTCGAGAATTACTATTACGAAAAGGCCTTCATCTCGCTCAAAGACGTCATGAAGACCGAGCTCTACCCGCAGCTGGAAGACGGCGTCATCATTCAGGAGCTGACGTTCGGCGGAACGGGCGGCGACGCGCTGAAAATTTTAAACAACACGGAAAATTACGTGGATTACCGGATCACCGAGCCCTTTGAGAGAACCGTGGATTCGACCGCCATCAGCGCGCTGATGGGCGAACTCGACATCATCAAGGACGACGTCACCGTTGAAATCGCCGGAACCAAAAGCATGCCCCTCTCTCCCGACACGCTCGCGATGTACGGGCTTCAGACCCCGGTCAGAACGCTGAATTTCAAATACACGGTGGAATCCACAACGGTCGGAAGCGACGGAAAACCCGTCACGACCAAAACGGACGGTCAACATACCCTCCGCCTCGGCATCGTCTACGGCAACTGCGTCTACGTCACCGTGGACGACGTCAACGCCATCTACTCGGTGCCTTACAGCGCCCTCTCCGCGGTGTATGAGGCGAGCTTCGATTCGCTGGCGGACCGCAATATTTATACCGAAAAACTCATCAACATCGATGAGATCAAGTTCGACACCTCGTTCAAGACCTTCGATTATAAACTGGTCAACTCGACGGAAGTCAACTCGGTCACTCTGAACGGCAAGAGCATCGACGTATCGGCGATCAAGTCGCTGTACACCACTTTCGCTTCGATGGCCTATTCGGAACGCGTGACCGACAAACCGTCCGCAGCGCCGTATATGACGGTCACCGTCAAGCTGACGACCGGCGGCACCGACGTGATTCAAATCATCCCTTACAACTCGCGCAAATATTTCGTCACGGTCAACGGGCAGGGCAATATGCTGATCTCCTATGAGCTCGCCGACGATCTGATGAACGCGCTCAAAGCGACCGACAAGACCTCACTCGGATAAATACAATCATCAAAAAGGGGCGGTTCGAAAGAACCGTCTCTTTTCAGTTTTAATATATCCGGGTGCCGAAGGTTCAGAGCGGTTCGCAGGGCGTTGCTTGTCAGGATCAAAGCGGTATGATACAATAGGGCGGTAAAAACAGAGCGAATGAGGAAAAACGATGACCGAGAATTTCAAAGAACACAACCGGGAAGTCAAGGAGCTTTGGAAAGCATTTTACGCGGGAAAACCCGAACGCATTCCGATGACAATCGGCGCAAGCCCCCGCTTTTTTTTGCTCAATCCCGCTTATAACACAAAAAGAATTTCGTTTCGGGAGTATTTCAACGACCCCGAGATTATGTGGAACATTCAGCTCGAGTTTGCAAAACTTACGGCGTTTCAGATTTTTTTCGACCACGAGATGGGCGTGCCCGAAAACGGGTGGGCGGTCAACGTGGATTTTCAAAACACGTTTGAGGCGCCTTGGCTCGGCTGCGGGATTCGCTATCCCGAGGACAACGTCCCTGCGACCGTCCCGTGTCTGCGTGACGGCAACAAATATGAGCTGCTCGAAAAAGGCGTGCCCGACCCGTTTTCGGGGTTGATGCGAACAGCGAAAGAATACTATGAAATTTTCCGCGAAAAGGGCGAAAAGGGTTTTGTTTACGAAGGCGCGCCGGTCTCGGTCAACCGCGTGATGGACGGCACCGACGGGCCTTTTACGATCGCCTGCAATCTGCGGGGCACCGGGGAATTCTGCGTCGATTTGTACGAGGACACCGAATACGCGCTGCAGCTGATGGGTCTGATCACCGAAGCCACGATTCAAAGAATCAAGGCGTGGCGAAAATTTGAGGGTCTGCCCGAAAAGAGCGCAGGGATCTGGTTCGCGGATGACAGCACCGCGCTTTTATCTCTTGAATGTTATAAAGAATTCGTGCTGCCGTTTCATAAAAAACTGGTCTCCGAACTCTCAACGAAAGACACCGGCAATCAGATCCATCTGTGCGGCGACGCGTCGCATCTGTTCAAGACGTATCAGGACGAACTCGGCTGCACGAAATTCGACACGGGATTTCCGGTCAATCACGGCGAGCTCGTCAAAGAGCTCGGGCCCGAGGCGGTCGTCTACGGCGGGCCGCGTATCCAGCTGCTCCAAAACGGCACCAAGGAGGCCGTCGCCGCGGAGGTGAAACGGATCATCCGGCAGGTGAAACCGCTGACCAAAAAATTCGTCCTTCGGGACGCGAACAACCTCGCGCCGCTGACCCCGCTCGAAAACGTCAAAGCCATGTATGACGCGGTCAGGGAGTATGGGAGGTTTGAATAGGAGACCGTTTTTTTAAGAGCTTTGGCCCCCGGTAAAGACGGAGATTTATTCCGTCATTGCGAGGGGCTTTACGCCCCGCGGCAATCCAGTGCGATAATCCGCTCGGCGGGGGCGGGCGATTCATAATCGCCCCTACGCTTCCGAATATGTTTCTGCTCCGCGTTTCTCTTCGCAAAAACGGGAGTTTCTTTCCGTCATTGCGAGGGGCTTTACGCCCCGCGGCAATCCGGGGTGATAATCCGCTCGGCGGGGGCGGGCGATTCATAATCGCCCCTACATTTCGTCGGCGCGGCGGCCGCGCCGACTCCCTCGCAAAGACAGGCGCGCGCGTTTTATCGCTTGTAAGGGCGAGCGCGTTATGGTATAATGGCACACGTGCAAAAGCGGGAAATCATATTGACAAAACAAGGGGAAAAGCATCACCATGAAGAATTCACGGCAAAAGGGACTGGACATTTTTAATCGGAAAAGCAACGGCGAGGGAGTCATGTGGACGGGGCATCCGAACACCGACACCGTGCCGATCTTCGCCAAAGAGTGGGGCATCGAGCCGACCCGCGAGGCGATTTACGAATACTTAAACGACGACTGCCGCTGGTTTATGGCGGACGGATATTACCATCACCCCGAGGGAAAGCCGATGCTGGACCCTTCTTTCGGCATCGACCGGGCAAAGACCCTGAGCGCGCCCGGGTGCTTCGCCGAGACCGAAACGGTCGCCGAAGTCGACCGGTACCCGTGGCCGGACGTCAAATACCTGGAGTTCGGCGAGCTTTACAAGACCATGGACAAGTATTCCGACAAGCTGGTCTTTTCGGGGATGTGGTGCTGCTTTTTTCACAACCTCTGCGATTTCATGGGCATGGAGAATTATTTTATCGCGATGTACGAGCGGCCCGAGGTGGTCGAGGCGATCACCGAGCATCTGGTCGATTTCTATATTGCCGCGAATGAGAAATTTTTCAGTGGACTCGGCGACCGCGCCGACGTGATGTTTTTCGGAAACGACTTCGGAACCCAGCTCGATCTGTTTTTGTCGCTCGAACAATTCCGCAGGTTTTTGCTGCCGTCGTTCAAGCGGCTCATCGCGGTCGGCAAGAAATACAACAAAAAAGTGATGCTGCACTCCTGCGGCTCGATTTACCGCATCATCCCGGATCTCATCGACGCGGGGGTGGATGCGCTGCACCCGATCCAGGCGAAAGCCGCGGGCATGAGCGCGCAGGATTTGAGCCAATATAAAAACGATCTCGCGTTTGTCGGCGGGATCGATGCGCAGTCGTTATTCGTGAACGGCACGCCGGAGGATATCCGCAATGAAGTCAAACGGGTGCGCGGCCTGCTCGGGCCGAACATCATCATCTCCCCGAGCCACGAGGAGATCTTGCCGAACGTTCCGGCCGCGAATATATTGGCTATGGCGGAAGCCGCACACAAAGCGGAGTAGACGTTTTGTAGGGCGCAAGGCATCACGAGCTGCGAGTCCGCACGGGCTACGGCCCGCCTGACGCGCCGCGTTGGGACGAAGTGAAGAGTGAATAAGAAAGACAAAAGGTACCCGGCAGAATTATAATTGTAGGGG from Oscillospiraceae bacterium includes the following:
- a CDS encoding transketolase C-terminal domain-containing protein, yielding MADVIKKATRESYGDALVELGAKYPNLVVLDADLAEATKTIKFKKAFPDRFFDCGIAEGNMMSVAAGLSTTGLVPFASTFAMFAAGRAFEQVRNSIGYPHMNVKIGATHAGISVGEDGPTHQCNEDIGLMRTIPGMTVISPADDAEAKAAVEAALLFNGPVYLRFSRFGAPVFNDPATYKFEMGKGVVLADGKDVTIVATGLMVGEALAARELLKADGIDAAVINIHTIKPIDGELLAKYAVKTGCILTAEEHSVIGGLGSAVLDAICQKPVPVLKLGVNDQFGTSGPAGDLLKLFGLCADNIAAMAKKAIALK
- a CDS encoding glyoxalase, yielding MDKIFSILAVFPAPDIEKTAKYYHEVLGFRAVPYLEVKEPHICLYRDRVEIVLTKANSEKVHPNRELYGYGEDAYLITDHQEELQKEFIGKGAKIVRPLHVTDYNNKEFVLEDIDGRWIVFGMK
- the rlmB gene encoding 23S rRNA (guanosine(2251)-2'-O)-methyltransferase RlmB, whose protein sequence is MNSEKDGRDRELNDVYAGKNPVAEALAAGIVFDTVFVTRKDGPIAPLIAKCVKEGALIKEVHPSKLDALAGGAIHQGIVGVASSAKPAELDDVFKAAAEKGEPVLILIADDIQDPHNLGALIRSAECAGAHGVIVPKHRSAMLGGVVAKSSAGAVSHIPIVKVSNLVNTMKELKQQGVWIYGADMDGGDFYKTDLTGPSAIVIGSEGEGIGRLVKETCDGVISIPMKGKINSLNASVAGGILLFEATVQRKKKREAGMRA
- a CDS encoding ATP-binding cassette domain-containing protein; amino-acid sequence: MIEVNGLTKRYGEKFAIKDVGFKIGEGEIVGLLGPNGAGKSTTMNIMTGYLSATSGTVTVNGFDIREKPIEAKMNIGYLPELPPLYPDMTVKAYLDFIFDLKQVKANREEHISKICKLVKIEAVYPRLIKNLSKGFRQRVGIAQALIGTPPILILDEPTVGLDPKQIVDIRDLIANLGRRHTILVSSHILHEIQAVCNRIIIINQGEIVADGKRDDIIRKATEDARFTVRVIGPRDEVAKTLVRIGGVDKIVDDGVRESGSNDFIVIPKAKTDVRREVFERLAERKWPIVSMVGSQLTLEDVFLRLTETDETE
- a CDS encoding ABC transporter permease, producing the protein MKAIIKREFASYFAHPVGYLFIGVTFLLASFSFFIDVFLYATTDIAPVFSTLFSLVYLIVPLITMRLLSEEKRHKTEQVFYTSPVTMTEVIFGKFFGAGLIYIAATAIVFVHQLVLAFYGSPDWGLLFCRYIGLILLGGLLIAIGLVVSALTESQAVAAIVALAISMVMGQVDSLTQSSSSQTLIKITEWISPGHHFTGFFNGNFSVADVFYYLSMTGLLLFVAVRILDRKRWA
- a CDS encoding GldG family protein; translated protein: MKTTDKNTDKTVKNFKGFGSGKKHVIITVAVTAVLLVTLFFAQSALDLLSAKFHLQVDMTAQKIFTMSDTTKTFVKGINKKVDIVVLENENSFKSNFPQPLEIIKSYAQVNPDYFTYSYVDVVYDPAYLNAYQDEQISEGDILVKCGSRYKVVSSADLDYTATDQQTSEQREYSDVENAMNYAIQYVLMDKTYVIGFTTGHNEAASSEFGTFLEKNLFEIRTVNLAGNPDLSDVNVIVSQGPQYDFSDEELKTLDTFLANGGNYDKTFAYFATLDKQATPLLDGFLAEWGLAVTDNVVYEMSSDRYMENPLMVYGQVPSTEETYGENFASLTPGTNYKLLMPYTRNIEFTFTAPSKGQITTASLVECTGNPFLTTAENAKAATFMPREDDPGDTSYTVAALSTKTVGSVSSRVWVAGSVITASDTFINDGTLVNAKYLLESFKEWTERVVNEVTIDPLNLTVDTYSISGVGETVVIFLLIVVLPPVAVIIAGVTVYSRRRHL